The DNA region CCTCAGTTGCTGGTATCTAGAGCCGACGCGGGATTAGTCGTGTACCTGTTTGCCAATGAGGTGCCGGAAATTGAGGATGGCATTGTGCGGGTGGTGGCGATCGCTCGTGAAGCCAATCCCCCGTCCCGCTCGGTTGGCCCCCGCACCAAAATTGCAGTTGACACCGTAGAGCGAGATGTCGATCCGGTAGGAGCCTGCATTGGAGCCAGGGGATCTCGCATCCAGGTGGTGGTGAACGAACTGCGGGGGGAAAAAATTGACGTGATTCGCTGGTCACCTGATCCCGCCACTTACATTGCCAATGCCCTCAGTCCGGCGCGGGTCGATGAGGTGCGGTTAGTTGATCCCGAAGGTCGTCAGGCTCACGTTCTGGTCGCGGAGGATCAACTCAGTCTGGCGATCGGCAAGGAAGGCCAAAACGTTCGTCTAGCGGCCCGTCTGACCAACTGGAAGATTGATATCAAGGACATCGCTAAATACGATGCGGAAGCGGAAGACCGGAAAATTGCCGCCATGATTGCCGCCAAACAACCCGCTGTGGAGGAATTTGAAGATGAGGAGGAATTGCAGGATGAAGAGGAACTAAAACCGACTCAGGAACTTGCCGCGGAAGCACCGCTGGCAGAGGCAGACTTTGATTCCGAAGCGGAAGCGGAGTTGGAGCCAGCAGAAGTCGGTGAGTTTGCCAAAGGAGAATAATCTATTGAGTTCATGGAACCCAATTACCGCCGTTGTATTGCTTGCCGCAAGATCGCTCATAAACGAGAGTTTTGGCGGATTGTTCGGGTTCATCCCTCACAACAAGTTCAGATAAATCAGGGGAGCGGTCGGTCTGCCTATATCTGTCCTCAGGAGGATTGTCTCAAAACTGCTCAGAAGAAAAATCGGTTGGGGCGATCGCTCAGATGTGCTGTACCCGATTCAATTTATAGGGAACTGTGGGAACGCCTACAAAGACGTACATCTGACTCCGAGAGTTAGCATTTCGCTAAGTATTTGTCGCAACGGCCCCAGCTTCTAAAGATTTGTGCAAAATTAAAGAGTGGTGGTCTGCAAAGGAGTGTAGGGTTAATAGGTTGCTGGATCAAATCAGCAATCTTCTCAATAAATTTGCCATTACGGATCGGACTGGCAAGTCAGGTTCTAGAATTAAGAGGTCGGATTTGATTGAATGTCCCTGATGTCAATTTAGTCAAAACGGTGGGCAACTATGTAAAACCTGGATAGACGCGAAGAGGAAAGGACTGGATGAATAGTGGCAAAGTTAGAATTTACGAGTTATCGCGAGAATTGAATTTGGATAATAAAGACCTTTTGGCCATCTGTGAACAACTAAATATTTCAGTGAAAAGCCACAGCAGCACGATTACAGATTCTGAAGCTGAGCGGATTCGGGCCGCTGCTGAGAAATATACCGCCAGTCCTTCTACCAAG from Leptodesmis sichuanensis A121 includes:
- the nusA gene encoding transcription termination factor NusA; protein product: MSMVALPGLRDMIDNISRERNLPKTAVQAALKEALLKGYERYRRTQRMDSGSFDEEYFANFEVELDVEEEGFRVLATKTIVEEVDNPDHQIALQEVQEVAAEAQPGDTVVLDVTPDQGDFGRMAAIQTKQVLSQKLRDQQRKLVQEEFQDLEGTVLQARVLRFERQSVIMAVSSGFGQPEVEAELPKREQLPNDNYRANATFKVYLKRVSEGSHRGPQLLVSRADAGLVVYLFANEVPEIEDGIVRVVAIAREANPPSRSVGPRTKIAVDTVERDVDPVGACIGARGSRIQVVVNELRGEKIDVIRWSPDPATYIANALSPARVDEVRLVDPEGRQAHVLVAEDQLSLAIGKEGQNVRLAARLTNWKIDIKDIAKYDAEAEDRKIAAMIAAKQPAVEEFEDEEELQDEEELKPTQELAAEAPLAEADFDSEAEAELEPAEVGEFAKGE
- a CDS encoding YlxR family protein; protein product: MEPNYRRCIACRKIAHKREFWRIVRVHPSQQVQINQGSGRSAYICPQEDCLKTAQKKNRLGRSLRCAVPDSIYRELWERLQRRTSDSES